The following proteins come from a genomic window of Coregonus clupeaformis isolate EN_2021a chromosome 2, ASM2061545v1, whole genome shotgun sequence:
- the LOC121531795 gene encoding histidine--tRNA ligase isoform X2, whose translation MADKAQIQEAIKTQGEVVRKLKTEKASKEQIDEEVAKLLELKAQLGGDEGKHQFTLKTAKGTRDYNPKQMAIREKVFNTIISCFKRHGAETIDTPVFELKETLTGKYGEDSKLIYDLKDQGGELLSLRYDLTVPFARYLAMNKVTNIKRYHIAKVYRRDNPAMTRGRYREFYQCDFDIAGQYDPMIPDAECLKIVHEILSELELGDFRIKVNDRRILDGMFAVCGVPDDKFRTICSTVDKLDKMSWEDVRSEMVKEKGLSEEAADQIGQYVSLQGGMDLAERLLQDAKMSQSKQACAGLTDMKQLFSYLQLFQVTDKVVFDLSLARGLDYYTGVIYEAILTQTSPVPIAAAQNGVGEKAEEGVSVGSVAGGGRYDGLVGMFDPKGRKVPCVGVSIGIERVFSIMEQKAEASAEKVRTTETQVMVASAQKNLLEERLRLTAELWNAGIKAEVMYKKNPKLLSQLQHCEDTGIPLVAILGEQELKDGVVKLRTVNSREEVDVSRAELVEEIKRRASDV comes from the exons ATGGCCGACAAAGCACAGATACAAGAGGCGATTAAAACACAAGGAGAAGTCGTGCGGAAACTGAAGACAGAAAAAGCCAGCAAAGAACAG ATTGATGAGGAAGTGGCTAAACTGCTAGAGCTGAAGGCTCAGCTGGGAGGAGATGAAGGCAAACACCAATTCACGCTCAAGACTGCAAAG ggaaCCAGGGACTATAACCCTAAGCAGATGGCCATCAGAGAGAAAGTCTTCAACACCATCATCAGCTGTTTCAAACGCCACGGAGCCGAGACCATCGATACACCCGTCTTTGAGCTGAAG GAAACGTTGACGGGAAAGTATGGTGAGGACTCTAAGCTCATCTACGACCTGAAGGACCAAGGAGGAGAGCTGCTGTCCCTTAGATATGATCTCACT GTGCCTTTCGCCCGTTACCTGGCCATGAACAAGGTCACCAACATCAAGCGCTACCACATCGCCAAGGTCTATCGCCGTGACAATCCCGCCATGACACGCGGCCGCTACAGGGAGTTCTATCAGTGT GATTTTGACATTGCAGGCCAGTACGACCCCATGATCCCAGACGCTGAGTGCCTGAAGATCGTCCACGAGATCCTGAGTGAGCTGGAGCTGGGAGACTTCCGCATCAAG GTGAATGACAGACGTATTCTGGATGGAATGTTTGCAGTGTGTGGAGTTCCGGATGACAAGTTCCGTACCATCTGCTCCACAGTGGACAAACTGGACAAG aTGTCGTGGGAGGATGTGAGGAGTGAAATGGTGAAGGAGAAGGGTCTGTCTGAGGAAGCAGCCGATCAGATCGGACAATATGTCAGCTTGCAGG GGGGGATGGACCTAGCTGAGCGCCTGCTGCAGGATGCTAAGATGTCGCAGAGCAAGCAGGCATGTGCCGGCCTCACAGACATGAAGCAGCTCTTCAGCTACCTGCAGCTCTTCCAGGTTACAGACAAG GTGGTGTTTGACCTGAGTCTGGCTCGTGGGTTGGACTACTACACGGGTGTGATTTATGAGGCCATTCTGACCCAGACCAGCCCGGTCCCCATTGCGGCGGCCCAGAACGGGGTGGGTGAGAAGGCAGAGGAAGGCGTGAGCGTGGGCAGCGTGGCGGGCGGCGGGCGCTACGACGGCCTGGTGGGCATGTTCGACCCTAAGGGCAGGAAGGTGCCGTGTGTGGGGGTCAGCATCGGCATCGAGAGGGTCTTCTCCATCATGGAGCAGAAGGCTGAG GCATCGGCGGAGAAGGTGCGCACCACAGAGACTCAGGTCATGGTGGCGTCGGCACAGAAGAACCTTCTGGAGGAGAGACTCAGACTGACCGCTGAACTGTGGAATGCTGGGATcaag GCAGAGGTGATGTATAAGAAGAACCCCAAGCTGCTGAGCCAGCTGCAGCACTGTGAGGACACTGGGATCCCCCTGGTGGCGATCCTGGGGGAGCAGGAGCTCAAGGACGGGGTTGTGAAGCTCCGAACGGTCAACAGCCGAGAGGAG gTTGACGTGTCCAGAGCCGAACTAGTGGAGGAGATCAAGAGAAGGGCCTCAGACGTCTAA
- the LOC121531795 gene encoding histidine--tRNA ligase isoform X1, with product MINLGMVSLRLCAGLAGRRSGFCACSLRTLSGLTVSQIDEEVAKLLELKAQLGGDEGKHQFTLKTAKGTRDYNPKQMAIREKVFNTIISCFKRHGAETIDTPVFELKETLTGKYGEDSKLIYDLKDQGGELLSLRYDLTVPFARYLAMNKVTNIKRYHIAKVYRRDNPAMTRGRYREFYQCDFDIAGQYDPMIPDAECLKIVHEILSELELGDFRIKVNDRRILDGMFAVCGVPDDKFRTICSTVDKLDKMSWEDVRSEMVKEKGLSEEAADQIGQYVSLQGGMDLAERLLQDAKMSQSKQACAGLTDMKQLFSYLQLFQVTDKVVFDLSLARGLDYYTGVIYEAILTQTSPVPIAAAQNGVGEKAEEGVSVGSVAGGGRYDGLVGMFDPKGRKVPCVGVSIGIERVFSIMEQKAEASAEKVRTTETQVMVASAQKNLLEERLRLTAELWNAGIKAEVMYKKNPKLLSQLQHCEDTGIPLVAILGEQELKDGVVKLRTVNSREEVDVSRAELVEEIKRRASDV from the exons ATGATTAACCTGGGTATGGTGTCCCTGCGTCTTTGTGCGGGGTTGGCGGGCCGTCGGTCTGGATTTTGTGCCTGCTCTCTACGCACCCTCTCTGGGTTGACTGTGTCTCAG ATTGATGAGGAAGTGGCTAAACTGCTAGAGCTGAAGGCTCAGCTGGGAGGAGATGAAGGCAAACACCAATTCACGCTCAAGACTGCAAAG ggaaCCAGGGACTATAACCCTAAGCAGATGGCCATCAGAGAGAAAGTCTTCAACACCATCATCAGCTGTTTCAAACGCCACGGAGCCGAGACCATCGATACACCCGTCTTTGAGCTGAAG GAAACGTTGACGGGAAAGTATGGTGAGGACTCTAAGCTCATCTACGACCTGAAGGACCAAGGAGGAGAGCTGCTGTCCCTTAGATATGATCTCACT GTGCCTTTCGCCCGTTACCTGGCCATGAACAAGGTCACCAACATCAAGCGCTACCACATCGCCAAGGTCTATCGCCGTGACAATCCCGCCATGACACGCGGCCGCTACAGGGAGTTCTATCAGTGT GATTTTGACATTGCAGGCCAGTACGACCCCATGATCCCAGACGCTGAGTGCCTGAAGATCGTCCACGAGATCCTGAGTGAGCTGGAGCTGGGAGACTTCCGCATCAAG GTGAATGACAGACGTATTCTGGATGGAATGTTTGCAGTGTGTGGAGTTCCGGATGACAAGTTCCGTACCATCTGCTCCACAGTGGACAAACTGGACAAG aTGTCGTGGGAGGATGTGAGGAGTGAAATGGTGAAGGAGAAGGGTCTGTCTGAGGAAGCAGCCGATCAGATCGGACAATATGTCAGCTTGCAGG GGGGGATGGACCTAGCTGAGCGCCTGCTGCAGGATGCTAAGATGTCGCAGAGCAAGCAGGCATGTGCCGGCCTCACAGACATGAAGCAGCTCTTCAGCTACCTGCAGCTCTTCCAGGTTACAGACAAG GTGGTGTTTGACCTGAGTCTGGCTCGTGGGTTGGACTACTACACGGGTGTGATTTATGAGGCCATTCTGACCCAGACCAGCCCGGTCCCCATTGCGGCGGCCCAGAACGGGGTGGGTGAGAAGGCAGAGGAAGGCGTGAGCGTGGGCAGCGTGGCGGGCGGCGGGCGCTACGACGGCCTGGTGGGCATGTTCGACCCTAAGGGCAGGAAGGTGCCGTGTGTGGGGGTCAGCATCGGCATCGAGAGGGTCTTCTCCATCATGGAGCAGAAGGCTGAG GCATCGGCGGAGAAGGTGCGCACCACAGAGACTCAGGTCATGGTGGCGTCGGCACAGAAGAACCTTCTGGAGGAGAGACTCAGACTGACCGCTGAACTGTGGAATGCTGGGATcaag GCAGAGGTGATGTATAAGAAGAACCCCAAGCTGCTGAGCCAGCTGCAGCACTGTGAGGACACTGGGATCCCCCTGGTGGCGATCCTGGGGGAGCAGGAGCTCAAGGACGGGGTTGTGAAGCTCCGAACGGTCAACAGCCGAGAGGAG gTTGACGTGTCCAGAGCCGAACTAGTGGAGGAGATCAAGAGAAGGGCCTCAGACGTCTAA